Proteins encoded in a region of the Rutidosis leptorrhynchoides isolate AG116_Rl617_1_P2 chromosome 9, CSIRO_AGI_Rlap_v1, whole genome shotgun sequence genome:
- the LOC139865644 gene encoding zinc finger BED domain-containing protein RICESLEEPER 2-like yields the protein MANSASISELQSTDAPINGKRRRKKSMVWDHFTIEKIDAECTKARCMECKKSFAYISGSKLAGTSHLKRHISLGICPANGGNEKTGRVSPCTPLPTLNPTQKVSRKRHKVKFEDCCTSDIAKMIIMHDYPFDIVECPAFLNCVKSLRPQFPLFSIDAVERSCLELYQRERQNLLNVLDNISGRVNLSLEMYHTDQSVGYTVITGQFIDQNWNLHRKILLVVLLPFPDSDSAFNRAVLSCISDWNLENKVLGLTLDESFANKSARTNLRNLLYAKNPLFLNGKFLIGSCYSRVLSHLANDAITSLTDTVKKVRDSVKYVVTMDVLEHFNDLKLQLQVPSAKSLVLDDQTQWNTTYHMLVAACELKEVFSCLDTFDTSYVNSVSMDEWKKMEILCIYLKSLLDAANLLTGPTYPTTNSFFHEAWKLELELRHAVVSDDSFVRSLTWSMHERFHKYWKDNFLVLSIAVVLDPRFKMKLVEISFTRLYGDDADQWIKAVNEGVRDLFCDYVVQMLPTPTFEMADFDVYISDISSHQNTKRDLDEYLEEKVLPRIQDFDVLGWWKENEEKYPTLSKMASDILCIPVSTVTNDSVFELTCKKMDRYRCSLKPSTLEALTCAKDWMQNGFCDYLTNYSPLFLPKSFVKSEF from the coding sequence ATGGCTAACTCTGCAAGTATTAGTGAGCTTCAAAGCACCGATGCACCCATAAACGGTAAACGAAGGAGGAAGAAATCTATGGTGTGGGACCACTTCACGATCGAAAAAATTGACGCCGAATGTACAAAAGCCCGTTGTATGGAATGCAAAAAGTCGTTTGCGTACATTTCAGGCTCAAAGTTAGCCGGCACTAGTCACCTAAAACGACATATTTCATTAGGCATATGTCCCGCAAATGGCGGTAACGAAAAAACGGGTCGAGTTTCGCCTTGCACTCCTCTTCCCACTCTTAACCCAACTCAAAAAGTTTCAAGAAAACGACATAAAGTCAAGTTTGAAGATTGTTGCACAAGTGATATTGCAAAGATGATAATCATGCATGATTATCCGTTCGATATAGTCGAATGTCCCGCCTTTTTGAACTGCGTGAAATCTCTTCGCCCTCAATTTCCCCTTTTTTCGATCGATGCCGTCGAACGAAGTTGTCTTGAGTTGTATCAAAGAGAAAGACAAAACCTTTTGAATGTTCTTGATAATATCTCGGGACGTGTTAACCTTTCGCTTGAAATGTATCATACGGATCAAAGTGTAGGGTACACGGTTATAACGGGTCAGTTCATCGATCAAAATTGGAACTTGCATAGAAAAATTCTTTTGGTTGTATTGTTACCTTTTCCCGATTCGGATTCCGCGTTTAATCGTGCTGTTCTTTCGTGCATATCCGATTGGAATTTGGAGAATAAGGTGCTCGGTTTAACTCTTGATGAATCTTTCGCTAATAAATCTGCAAGAACGAATTTAAGAAATTTACTTTATGCTAAAAACCCGTTATTCCTTAACGGTAAATTCTTGATCGGGAGCTGTTACAGTCGGGTTTTGTCTCATCTTGCTAACGATGCTATAACGTCGTTAACGGACACCGTTAAAAAAGTTCGTGATAGTGTGAAGTATGTGGTGACAATGGACGTTTTAGAACATTTCAACGATCTTAAGCTACAATTACAAGTACCCAGTGCAAAAAGTCTTGTACTTGATGACCAAACGCAATGGAACACGACTTATCATATGCTTGTTGCAGCGTGTGAATTAAAGGAGGTATTTTCTTGTTTGGATACTTTCGACACGAGTTATGTGAACTCTGTTTCAATGGATGAATGGAAAAAAATGGAAATTTTATGCATTTATTTGAAAAGTTTGCTTGATGCTGCAAATCTTTTGACGGGTCCCACGTATCCGACCACAAACTCGTTTTTTCACGAAGCTTGGAAGTTGGAACTCGAGCTAAGACACGCTGTAGTAAGTGACGACAGTTTTGTTAGAAGTTTGACTTGGTCAATGCACGAAAGGTTTCACAAATACTGGAAAGACAACTTTTTAGTGCTGTCGATTGCTGTTGTTTTGGACCCGCGGTTTAAAATGAAGCTTGTTGAAATCAGTTTTACAAGATTATATGGTGATGATGCAGATCAATGGATTAAAGCTGTAAATGAAGGTGTTCGCGATCTGTTTTGTGATTACGTTGTACAAATGTTGCCAACGCCAACTTTTGAGATGGCGGATTTTGATGTTTATATATCTGATATAAGCAGTCATCAGAATACGAAACGTGACCTTGATGAATACTTGGAAGAAAAAGTATTACCTCGAATTCAAGATTTTGATGTTTTGGGGTGGTGGAAAGAAAACGAAGAAAAGTATCCAACTTTATCGAAAATGGCGTCTGATATTTTGTGCATTCCTGTTTCGACAGTTACTAACGATTCTGTGTTTGAGCTGACGTGTAAAAAGATGGATAGATATCGGTGTTCGTTGAAACCGTCTACCCTTGAAGCGCTTACGTGTGCAAAAGATTGGATGCAAAATGGATTTTGCGATTACTTGACGAATTACTCGCCTTTGTTTTTACCAAAATCGTTTGTTAAAAGTGAGTTTTAG
- the LOC139865990 gene encoding PX domain-containing protein EREL2-like, translating into MDWSLPPRIWEGRNSVWPHESNKRWSYCVTVPSWTVTSSANGSDTVCFRVQVGIQSPEGITSTREVLRRFNEFLQLYSELRKQFPKKDCGSPKTAFENAKQNTFGRGKRRCALDGWLEKLLSDIDVSRTAYVAIFLELEAAERQACTESTQNDLTANSLLGSSSSVSSDMDNPSTKGITIDQNDMLQNELIDAKEDIGILPKSNSELKRELSKCLEENKTLEKEKQIREAENVLKLALLRKCALLCNRLRDCSINFVLDDEDKLMADTSLSDAVDLLETSDSQINLLPTEFVVHIGRKEFQVNPISSEMYKKINKIKPTFSLSK; encoded by the exons ATGGATTGGAGTCTACCTCCACGTATTTGG gAAGGAAGGAATTCAGTTTGGCCACATGAATCAAATAAGAGATGGAGTTACTGTGTTACAGTTCCTTCTTGGACTGTTACATCATCTGCTAATGGTTCAGATACAGTG tgttttagaGTTCAGGTTGGTATACAATCACCAGAAGGAATCACGTCAACTCGAGAAGTACTAAGAAGATTTAACGAGTTCTTGCAGCTATATTCTGAG CTTAGAAAACAATTTCCTAAGAAAGACTGCGGTTCCCCCAAAACGGCTTTTGAAAATGCGAAGCAAAACACTTTTGGAAGAGGCAAG CGAAGGTGCGCTTTGGATGGTTGGTTGGAGAAGCTATTATCCGATATCGATGTATCTAGAACTGCTTACGTGGCTATCTTTTTGGAGCTGGAAGCAGCTGAAAGACAAG CGTGTACTGAGTCAACTCAAAATGACTTGACTGCGAATTCTTTACTCGGTAGCAGTTCTTCCGTTTCGTCTGATATGGACAATCCGTCAACGAAAGGAATCACAATCGATCAGAATGATATGTTACAAAACGAGTTGATTGATGCTAAGGAGGATATTGGAATTTTACCTAAATCTAATTCCGAATTGAAGCGGGAGCTAAGCAAATGTTTGGAAGAAAACAAAACGTTAGAG AAGGAGAAACAAATACGAGAAGCTGAAAATGTTTTGAAATTGGCGTTGCTGCGTAAATGCGCGCTTCTTTGCAACCGGCTTCGGGATTGTAGTATTAATTTCGTTTTGGATGACGAAGATAAATTAATGGCGGATACTTCGTTGTCAGATGCCGTTGATCTGTTGGAAACGTCCGACAGTCAAATTAATCTTCTGCCTACAGAG TTTGTAGTTCACATTGGACGAAAGGAGTTTCAGGTCAACCCAATCAGTTCTGAGAtgtacaaaaaaataaataaaatcaaacCCACTTTCTCTCTTTCTAAATAA
- the LOC139867830 gene encoding uncharacterized protein translates to MSMYGYDASVYDYGFSDSAFINPLFGNPITAGISYDDELYVRRPPPPRQTPPITNPSINPPEQRRHDGNSPLPLGMDWSLPPRIWEGRNSVWPHESNKRWSYCVTVPSWTVASSANGSDTVFFRVQVGIQSPEGITSTREVLRRFNEFLQLYSELRKEFPKKDLPTVPPKRLMKMRSKTLLEERRCALDGWLEKLLSDIDVSRTAYVAIFLELEAAARQACTESTQNDSSANPVPPDHSLLGSSSSVSSNTDIPSESVKGTAIDQLQKELIDAKEEIEILRKSNSELKQELSKCLEENKKLEKEKQIREAKNVLKLALIHKCEELCNRLRGCSINFILDDEDKLMADTSLSDAVDLLETSDSQINLLLTEVQLLRKHAESSSGPVNQNNNSETDDELGSLLGDILTENAELRKQVNSVIRHTLTNMDDKGRDGDDQDDNEIVM, encoded by the exons ATGAGTATGTACGGATACGATGCATCTGTATACGATTACGGTTTCTCCGATTCCGCCTTCATCAATCCCCTTTTCGGTAATCCAATTACCGCCGGTATCAGCTACGATGACGAACTTTACGTCAGACGACCGCCGCCACCGCGACAGACACCTCCGATCACAAACCCTAGCATCAATCCGCCGGAGCAGCGTCGCCACGACGGCAATTCACCGCTCCCTCTTGGCATGGATTGGAGTCTACCTCCACGTATTTGG GAAGGAAGGAATTCAGTTTGGCCACATGAATCAAATAAGAGATGGAGTTACTGTGTTACAGTTCCTTCATGGACTGTTGCATCATCTGCTAATGGTTCAGATACAGTG TTTTTTAGAGTCCAGGTTGGTATACAATCACCAGAAGGAATCACGTCGACTCGAGAAGTACTAAGAAGATTTAATGAGTTCTTGCAGCTATATTCTGAG CTCAGAAAAGAATTTCCTAAGAAAGATCTACCTACAGTTCCTCCAAAACGGCTTATGAAAATGCGTAGCAAGACACTTTTGGAAGAG CGAAGGTGCGCTTTGGATGGTTGGTTGGAGAAGCTATTATCCGATATCGATGTATCTAGAACTGCTTACGTGGCTATCTTTTTGGAGCTCGAAGCAGCTGCAAGACAAG CATGTACTGAGTCAACTCAAAATGACTCGTCTGCAAACCCCGTTCCACCAGATCATTCTTTACTAGGTAGCAGTTCGTCCGTTTCGTCTAATACGGATATTCCGTCAGAATCAGTGAAAGGAACCGCAATCGATCAGTTACAGAAAGAGTTAATTGATGCTAAGGAGGAGATTGAAATTTTACGTAAATCTAATTCCGAATTGAAACAGGAGCTAAGCAAATGTTTGGAAGAAAACAAAAAGTTAGAG AAGGAGAAACAAATACGAGAagctaaaaatgttttaaaattggCGTTGATACATAAATGTGAGGAGCTTTGCAATCGGCTTCGGGGTTGTAGTATTAATTTCATTTTGGATGACGAAGATAAATTAATGGCGGATACTTCGTTGTCGGATGCCGTTGATCTGTTGGAAACGTCCGACAGTCAAATTAATCTTCTGCTTACAGAG GTGCAGCTACTCCGTAAACATGCTGAAAGTTCTAGTGGACCTGTAAATCAAAACAACAACAGTGAGACAGATGATGAGTTGGGGTCACTGTTGGGAGATATTTTAACTGAAAATGCAGAGTTAAGGAAACAAGTGAACTCTGTCATCCGTCACACACTCACCAACATGGACGATAAAGGCAGAGATGGAGATGATCAAGATGACAATGAAATAGTGATGTAA